A single Montipora foliosa isolate CH-2021 chromosome 7, ASM3666993v2, whole genome shotgun sequence DNA region contains:
- the LOC138011541 gene encoding uncharacterized protein isoform X1 codes for MLLNNSSELKDCVFIKGLRISSKIKISDVRDYFQERVGECVVQMTSLSKDKDGFFVVLKFKTAAIAESVLERYHGKYIFGNRVALSYWRAPRNRHSRSLRPQKRDWSPEKTELCDSHRNNTRYSRGTNSLTEQSKSREILANEDNSSRCDYQDHSFVKIYDEREKLGHDTECLLEPWEDDNPGEGYSKDNWDYYDFDYAGGSTDLSERKYEGDEDSWYQHSHSAREECEINDSTAYVNEMDSILYKTPYPEADGDSEFCREPYLDILREECYDMYPEQTVHRTEDDCARKRYSEAEHNSLGSQNNIQGDFLEKFPSYEQTSQWPHWEGLSRESPPRRTVSDPEAPRDTYDQFLQEKEMTEERYSWNKSTGESSRNTRTSSGERPASDEWVNQSDEGRGYRGVSGKNFGLSDYHSMTDLARNRSLSPRPQSSRTLLERTCSDNDNNKAGVRRSHSPAANRLTSVFVSHRSSSSELSSDYSRYDSSPHRDIPSYSCNKRRSATTQRAIYNHTTRKRHIHAEQRKKDIKRLSRRREGSLRHSLMLNQQRRHFSSHLRGNIREKGTRHASLERKKRNSSGDFKNSTKSHRSTESCSPLLVSRRKRNHDDDDDDDEKSKKDVATAKKRRKTNHRPVDQSGTSSRKSENTRKVAMKTPNKGKRQSCEKQKRDIAKPTDKESEKSNTRRTDRLLSDLAASLAEDNISLKRPDPSPVVSRECSLNGVVSYKGKGSKGAVSPFALSKDDSVNHIKEDTEEASQGNVSVNMDTTTVLGVSSLKGNSVEDVEVSKECHDSVKLPRENLLDEKQGTPSAEGVLVTVNPSSQDCFLTAGDKDGAFVKDQIERFDNADLSAIEASNNRSDMTFVTQVEEANRENENFHVDMEFSSDDTSPNGVPTGEMFRFPNKFNNTGNCVGKDIVLTDNGSGLLKTEVSEYVVDTVCNEGDNRKGITGRKTEGKCVFTVSNDEIENRTCTEADGRKNLDRVEFSTNDIRRESYERNASHAMDNAETFGADSQNTGTTEHRSENDKKHVRDTVKDAHRVGTNNTDVFSTCSGRVVDHSLLSNDLEHVDMEISDEEQLEDTGNSTACFSEEDKGKFHDASTPYSAHSSSTWKSNGCHVLTPPKDESSPYSPSHPTNASEGDLEHSNPVKQLCYDEESTGRGDISEARKDDNCATSKVRNDSKTITTVSQQVTLGDDSVSTTISNKISRLSVLEYTHLRPLSRTKEANHQAITYGKCVEGHVGITGACVDAVPTNNGVRDTSNPRKTEGSPSRAPEPSLIEPSITYSTNSKTVSQSSCLGEPVGKHTKFEERSGCDLMHSERLTVPETKERHVEKTAGHDMRPLLTECFDSHDATLTHTNEAAKGDARDGTCNVNAESEVNSVGRCATAGKRLYAIDPGALDSVDTSTDIDAEVIDSTDYQKGEQHELGGRIAIPSVHNNPLVTDCAPSNCRNTRNKDCNLSTKAMNSPSSIRRDENDNCTFLRSSSVASTEANQIPSRDFEKTVGKAINSNTVERNYREVSSPSISSIREKENSVSKALWPEGQKESHCSYAAGDAKAVSKHVNCGPDKIEMTSDVEGKRPSSSGLSISVYKDSGKQSSLLRNSGKIDIAVNDDKRVENQCHVDNKSIDNTRLGDMNEGVQMPTNLPLPVSGERPRVRVSSIRASRPCKARSKPPKLIIPRKKMAERESHGPGETSKHVSTCAFASTNLELDHGIEGYSPHETDTVAPEEFKGIKANNELSSKSSSSNDAKEGQLWQSDVNPTATRNMSVLLTPLTETVDNTSMENQRGKGVSMDNKWTDKGNKSEWIENKVEQLRKKKEQIEQVYRKDCQTVVSVVKMLVSKDPRLEGVLQNAVRRSLQDMGQRCVQELEREYRPVS; via the exons ATGCTCCTCAATAACTCTTCAGAACTGAAAGATTGTGTATTCATCAAAGGGCTACGAATAAGCTCGAAGATAAAAATCTCAGATGTGAG GGATTACTTTCAAGAAAGAGTAGGAGAATGTGTTGTACAAATGACTTCTCTCTCCAAGGACAAAGACGGCTTCTTCGTTGTACTTAAGTTTAAAACTGCAGCCATCGCTGAGAGTGTTTTGGAAAG ATACCATGGAAAGTACATTTTTGGAAACAGAGTGGCATTAAGTTATTGGAGAGCTCCAAGGAATAGACACTCAAGAAGTTTAAGGCCACAGAAGCGTGATTGGTCCCCTGAGAAAACAGAACTTTGTGACAGTCACAGAAATAACACAAGATACTCCAGAGGCACAAATTCACTGACTGAACAGTCAAAATCAAGAGAAATTTTGGCTAATGAAGACAACAGTAGTCGGTGTGATTATCAAGATCACAGTTTTGTGAAGATATATGATGAAAGAGAGAAACTGGGCCATGATACAGAATGTTTACTAGAACCTTGGGAAGATGATAACCCTGGGGAAGGATATAGCAAAGATAACTGGGATTATTATGATTTTGATTATGCTGGTGGAAGCACAGATCTCTctgaaagaaaatatgaaggaGACGAG GATTCCTGGTATCAGCACAGCCACAGTGCAAGAGAAGAATGTGAAATTAATGATAGTACAGCCTATGTAAATGAAATGGACAGCATATTGTACAAGACCCCTTATCCTGAAGCTGATGGTGACAGTGAGTTTTGCAGAGAACCATATCTGGACATATTGAGGGAAGAGTGTTATGATATGTACCCTGAACAAACAGTCCATAGAACCGAGGATGACTGTGCAAGGAAGCGGTACAGTGAAGCAGAACACAATTCACTGGGCTCtcaaaacaatattcaag GGGATTTTTTAGAGAAGTTTCCATCCTATGAACAGACGAGTCAATGGCCACATTGGGAAGGTCTTTCCCGTGAGAGCCCCCCAAGGAGGACCGTTTCTGATCCTGAAGCTCCTCGTGACACGTATGACCAGTTTTTACAGGAAAAGGAGATGACAGAAGAAAGATACAGCTGGAACAAGAGCACAGGTGAATCTTCCAGAAACACTAGAACTTCGTCTGGTGAAAGACCCGCATCAGATGAATGGGTGAATCAGAGTGACGAAGGACGAGGGTACCGTGGCGTCTCTGGAAAGAATTTCGGGTTGTCAGACTACCACAGTATGACTGACTTGGCCAGGAACCGGAGcctttcccctcgacctcaaagCAGCAGAACACTCTTGGAGAGAACATGCAGtgacaatgacaacaacaaGGCTGGTGTTCGCCGCAGTCATTCGCCTGCAGCAAATAGACTCACTTCGGTTTTTGTTAGCCACAGGAGTTCATCGAGTGAGCTAAGCTCTGATTATTCACGTTATGATTCATCTCCACATAGGGATATCCCAAGTTATTCATGTAATAAGAGGAGGTCAGCAACAACGCAAAGAGCAATTTACAACCATACGACAAGAAAAAGACACATTCATGCAGAACAACGTAAGAAAGACATTAAACGCCTAAGCAGAAGAAGAGAGGGCAGTCTTCGTCATTCTTTGATGTTGAACCAACAGAGGAGACACTTTTCATCACACCTAAGGGGCAACATAAGGGAAAAGGGAACAAGGCATGCTTcgttagaaagaaaaaagagaaattcctcGGGTGACTTCAAGAATTCAACGAAATCGCATAGGTCTACTGAGTCCTGTTCCCCACTTTTGGTTAGTCGAAGGAAGCgaaatcatgatgatgatgatgatgatgatgagaagAGCAAGAAAGATGTCGCAACAGCAAAAAAGA GAAGGAAGACCAATCATCGACCTGTTGATCAGTCTGGGACTTCAAGCCGAAAAAGTGAAAATACGCGGAAAGTGGCGATGAAGACACCAAATAAGGGAAAGAGGCAGTCTTGTGAGAAACAGAAGAGAGACATAGCCAAG CCTACAGACAAAGAATCGGAAAAATCCAACACAAGAAGAACGGATCGTCTTTTAAGTGATCTTGCTGCGTCATTAGCAGAAGATAATATTTCATTGAAGAGACCTGACCCAAGCCCAGTTGTTTCAAGAGAGTGTTCACTGAACGGTGTTGTCTCTTACAAAGGAAAGGGTTCAAAAGGCGCAGTAAGTCCTTTTGCTTTATCAAAGGATGACAGCGTGAACCATATAAAAGAGGATACTGAGGAGGCATCTCAAGGGAATGTCTCAGTTAACATGGACACAACGACTGTGTTGGGAGTTTCTTCACTCAAGGGCAATTCAGTTGAAGACGTAGAAGTTTCCAAGGAATGTCATGACAGCGTTAAGTTGCCCCGGGAGAATTTATTGGATGAAAAGCAAGGCACACCTTCTGCTGAAGGTGTACTGGTAACTGTAAACCCTTCCTCACAAGATTGCTTCTTAACCGCTGGTGACAAGGACGGTGCTTTTGTGAAAGACCAGATAGAGAGGTTTGATAATGCGGATTTAAGTGCAATTGAAGCTTCAAATAACAGAAGTGATATGACCTTTGTTACGCAAGTGGAAGAAGCCAAcagagaaaacgaaaatttccacgTTGATATGGAATTCTCCTCTGATGATACATCGCCAAATGGTGTGCCGACGGGAGAAATGTTTCGTTTTCCAAACAAGTTCAATAACACTGGAAACTGCGTAGGAAAAGATATAGTCTTGACTGATAATGGCTCAGGACTGCTTAAAACAGAAGTTAGCGAATATGTGGTTGACACGGTCTGTAATGAAGGCGATAACAGGAAAGGAATCACAGGGCGAAAAACTGAGGGCAAATGTGTTTTTACCGTTTCCAATGATGAAATTGAGAACAGAACATGCACTGAAGCGGATGGACGGAAAAACCTGGATAGGGTTGAATTCAGTACTAACGATATTCGGCGAGAAAGCTATGAAAGGAATGCAAGTCATGCCATGGATAATGCGGAAACATTTGGGGCGGACTCTCAGAACACAGGAACAACTGAACACAGGTCGGAAAATGACAAGAAACACGTTCGTGACACAGTTAAAGACGCACACAGAGTGGGAACTAATAACACGGATGTATTTTCCACTTGCAGTGGTCGTGTGGTTGATCATTCTTTGCTCTCGAATGATTTGGAACACGTGGACATGGAAATCTCTGATGAAGAACAGCTCGAAGATACAGGCAATTCGACTGCTTGTTTTTCTGAAGAAGATAAGGGAAAATTCCATGATGCCTCAACACCTTATTCGGCACATAGTAGTTCCACTTGGAAAAGCAATGGATGTCATGTACTAACTCCTCCCAAAGACGAATCTTCGCCTTACTCCCCAAGTCATCCGACCAATGCAAGTGAAGGCGATTTAGAACACAGTAATCCTGTAAAACAGTTGTGTTACGATGAAGAATCGACGGGGCGTGGTGATATTTCTGAGGCGAGAAAAGATGACAATTGTGCGACTAGTAAAGTCAGAAATGACAGTAAAACAATTACAACAGTATCACAACAGGTGACCCTTGGAGACGACAGTGTTAGTACAACGATTTCCAATAAAATATCCAGGTTATCAGTACTTGAATATACTCATCTTCGCCCTTTGTCTCGGACTAAAGAGGCGAATCATCAAGCAATAACTTATGGTAAATGTGTCGAAGGTCATGTCGGAATAACTGGAGCTTGCGTAGATGCTGTTCCTACAAATAATGGTGTCCGTGATACTTCGAACCCAAGGAAAACGGAAGGCTCACCATCTCGGGCTCCAGAGCCCTCTCTAATTGAACCTTCAATAACGTATTCTACCAATTCTAAAACAGTCTCTCAATCGTCGTGTCTTGGCGAGCCTGTCGGAAAGCACACTAAATTTGAGGAGAGGTCCGGTTGCGACTTAATGCATAGCGAACGCTTAACAGTTCCGGAAACGAAAGAACGGCATGTTGAGAAAACTGCTGGTCATGATATGAGACCGTTGTTGACGGAATGTTTTGACAGCCATGATGCAACATTAACACACACAAACGAAGCTGCTAAAGGTGATGCCCGAGATGGAACCTGCAACGTGAACGCTGAATCAGAAGTCAACAGTGTAGGAAGATGTGCGACTGCAGGTAAGCGATTGTATGCTATCGATCCTGGCGCTTTGGATTCCGTCGATACCTCCACCGATATTGACGCTGAGGTAATAGACAGTACTGACTACCAGAAAGGTGAGCAACATGAATTGGGTGGGAGAATCGCGATACCCAGTGTGCACAACAACCCTCTTGTCACTGACTGTGCGCCCTCAAATTGTCGAAATACACGTAACAAAGACTGTAACTTGAGCACCAAAGCCATGAATTCGCCATCAAGTATACGTCGAGACGAAAATGACAATTGTACATTTCTTCGTTCGAGTTCAGTTGCCAGCACCGAGGCTAATCAGATACCTTCCCGTGACTTTGAAAAGACGGTAGGTAAAGCAATAAACAGCAACACAGTCGAAAGGAACTACAGAGAAGTTTCTTCCCCTTCAATTTCGTCTATTagggaaaaagaaaattctGTCTCAAAAGCACTTTGGCCTGAAGGACAAAAAGAATCGCACTGTTCGTATGCCGCTGGTGATGCAAAAGCTGTTAGTAAACATGTCAACTGTGGACCAGATAAGATTGAAATGACATCTGACGTTGAAGGGAAGAGGCCTTCATCATCTGGACTAAGTATTAGTGTTTATAAGGATAGTGGCAAACAATCTTCTTTGCTACGGAATAGTGGGAAGATTGATATTGCAGTTAATGACGATAAACGCGTGGAGAACCAATGTCATGTGGATAACAAGAGTATTGACAACACTCGTTTAGGTGACATGAACGAAGGGGTACAAATGCCGACCAATTTGCCTCTTCCCGTCTCTGGGGAGAGGCCTCGTGTCAGGGTTTCATCGATTAGAGCGTCACGCCCTTGCAAGGCACGATCTAAACCCCCCAAGCTTATCATACCGCGTAAGAAAATGGCTGAGAGAGAAAGCCACGGCCCTGgtgaaacatcaaaacatgtgTCAACATGCGCATTCGCCAGTACAAACTTGGAATTAGATCACGGAATTGAAGGCTATTCACCCCATGAAACTGACACGGTTGCGCCGGAAGAGTTTAAAGGGATTAAAGCAAACAACGAATTGTCTTCTAAGAGCAGTAGTAGTAATGATGCTAAAGAAGGTCAGCTTTGGCAAAGTGACGTTAACCCGACCGCAACCAGAAATATGTCAGTTTTATTGACACCTCTCACCGAGACCGTTGACAACACCAGCATGGAGAACCAAAGAGGAAAGGGGGTTTCCATGGATAATAAATGGACTGACAAAGGAAATAAAAGTGAATGGATAGAAAATAAAGTGGAGCAGCTACGGAAGAAGAAAGAGCAGATAGAACAA GTGTACAGGAAAGATTGTCAAACTGTTGTCTCTGTGGTCAAGATGTTAGTGAG CAAGGATCCAAGATTGGAAGGTGTGTTGCAGAATGCTGTTCGGCGTAGTTTGCAAGACATGGGACAGAGATGCGTGCAAGAACTGGAGAGAGAGTATCGTCCAGTTTCATGA
- the LOC138011541 gene encoding uncharacterized protein isoform X2, which translates to MDYFQERVGECVVQMTSLSKDKDGFFVVLKFKTAAIAESVLERYHGKYIFGNRVALSYWRAPRNRHSRSLRPQKRDWSPEKTELCDSHRNNTRYSRGTNSLTEQSKSREILANEDNSSRCDYQDHSFVKIYDEREKLGHDTECLLEPWEDDNPGEGYSKDNWDYYDFDYAGGSTDLSERKYEGDEDSWYQHSHSAREECEINDSTAYVNEMDSILYKTPYPEADGDSEFCREPYLDILREECYDMYPEQTVHRTEDDCARKRYSEAEHNSLGSQNNIQGDFLEKFPSYEQTSQWPHWEGLSRESPPRRTVSDPEAPRDTYDQFLQEKEMTEERYSWNKSTGESSRNTRTSSGERPASDEWVNQSDEGRGYRGVSGKNFGLSDYHSMTDLARNRSLSPRPQSSRTLLERTCSDNDNNKAGVRRSHSPAANRLTSVFVSHRSSSSELSSDYSRYDSSPHRDIPSYSCNKRRSATTQRAIYNHTTRKRHIHAEQRKKDIKRLSRRREGSLRHSLMLNQQRRHFSSHLRGNIREKGTRHASLERKKRNSSGDFKNSTKSHRSTESCSPLLVSRRKRNHDDDDDDDEKSKKDVATAKKRRKTNHRPVDQSGTSSRKSENTRKVAMKTPNKGKRQSCEKQKRDIAKPTDKESEKSNTRRTDRLLSDLAASLAEDNISLKRPDPSPVVSRECSLNGVVSYKGKGSKGAVSPFALSKDDSVNHIKEDTEEASQGNVSVNMDTTTVLGVSSLKGNSVEDVEVSKECHDSVKLPRENLLDEKQGTPSAEGVLVTVNPSSQDCFLTAGDKDGAFVKDQIERFDNADLSAIEASNNRSDMTFVTQVEEANRENENFHVDMEFSSDDTSPNGVPTGEMFRFPNKFNNTGNCVGKDIVLTDNGSGLLKTEVSEYVVDTVCNEGDNRKGITGRKTEGKCVFTVSNDEIENRTCTEADGRKNLDRVEFSTNDIRRESYERNASHAMDNAETFGADSQNTGTTEHRSENDKKHVRDTVKDAHRVGTNNTDVFSTCSGRVVDHSLLSNDLEHVDMEISDEEQLEDTGNSTACFSEEDKGKFHDASTPYSAHSSSTWKSNGCHVLTPPKDESSPYSPSHPTNASEGDLEHSNPVKQLCYDEESTGRGDISEARKDDNCATSKVRNDSKTITTVSQQVTLGDDSVSTTISNKISRLSVLEYTHLRPLSRTKEANHQAITYGKCVEGHVGITGACVDAVPTNNGVRDTSNPRKTEGSPSRAPEPSLIEPSITYSTNSKTVSQSSCLGEPVGKHTKFEERSGCDLMHSERLTVPETKERHVEKTAGHDMRPLLTECFDSHDATLTHTNEAAKGDARDGTCNVNAESEVNSVGRCATAGKRLYAIDPGALDSVDTSTDIDAEVIDSTDYQKGEQHELGGRIAIPSVHNNPLVTDCAPSNCRNTRNKDCNLSTKAMNSPSSIRRDENDNCTFLRSSSVASTEANQIPSRDFEKTVGKAINSNTVERNYREVSSPSISSIREKENSVSKALWPEGQKESHCSYAAGDAKAVSKHVNCGPDKIEMTSDVEGKRPSSSGLSISVYKDSGKQSSLLRNSGKIDIAVNDDKRVENQCHVDNKSIDNTRLGDMNEGVQMPTNLPLPVSGERPRVRVSSIRASRPCKARSKPPKLIIPRKKMAERESHGPGETSKHVSTCAFASTNLELDHGIEGYSPHETDTVAPEEFKGIKANNELSSKSSSSNDAKEGQLWQSDVNPTATRNMSVLLTPLTETVDNTSMENQRGKGVSMDNKWTDKGNKSEWIENKVEQLRKKKEQIEQVYRKDCQTVVSVVKMLVSKDPRLEGVLQNAVRRSLQDMGQRCVQELEREYRPVS; encoded by the exons AT GGATTACTTTCAAGAAAGAGTAGGAGAATGTGTTGTACAAATGACTTCTCTCTCCAAGGACAAAGACGGCTTCTTCGTTGTACTTAAGTTTAAAACTGCAGCCATCGCTGAGAGTGTTTTGGAAAG ATACCATGGAAAGTACATTTTTGGAAACAGAGTGGCATTAAGTTATTGGAGAGCTCCAAGGAATAGACACTCAAGAAGTTTAAGGCCACAGAAGCGTGATTGGTCCCCTGAGAAAACAGAACTTTGTGACAGTCACAGAAATAACACAAGATACTCCAGAGGCACAAATTCACTGACTGAACAGTCAAAATCAAGAGAAATTTTGGCTAATGAAGACAACAGTAGTCGGTGTGATTATCAAGATCACAGTTTTGTGAAGATATATGATGAAAGAGAGAAACTGGGCCATGATACAGAATGTTTACTAGAACCTTGGGAAGATGATAACCCTGGGGAAGGATATAGCAAAGATAACTGGGATTATTATGATTTTGATTATGCTGGTGGAAGCACAGATCTCTctgaaagaaaatatgaaggaGACGAG GATTCCTGGTATCAGCACAGCCACAGTGCAAGAGAAGAATGTGAAATTAATGATAGTACAGCCTATGTAAATGAAATGGACAGCATATTGTACAAGACCCCTTATCCTGAAGCTGATGGTGACAGTGAGTTTTGCAGAGAACCATATCTGGACATATTGAGGGAAGAGTGTTATGATATGTACCCTGAACAAACAGTCCATAGAACCGAGGATGACTGTGCAAGGAAGCGGTACAGTGAAGCAGAACACAATTCACTGGGCTCtcaaaacaatattcaag GGGATTTTTTAGAGAAGTTTCCATCCTATGAACAGACGAGTCAATGGCCACATTGGGAAGGTCTTTCCCGTGAGAGCCCCCCAAGGAGGACCGTTTCTGATCCTGAAGCTCCTCGTGACACGTATGACCAGTTTTTACAGGAAAAGGAGATGACAGAAGAAAGATACAGCTGGAACAAGAGCACAGGTGAATCTTCCAGAAACACTAGAACTTCGTCTGGTGAAAGACCCGCATCAGATGAATGGGTGAATCAGAGTGACGAAGGACGAGGGTACCGTGGCGTCTCTGGAAAGAATTTCGGGTTGTCAGACTACCACAGTATGACTGACTTGGCCAGGAACCGGAGcctttcccctcgacctcaaagCAGCAGAACACTCTTGGAGAGAACATGCAGtgacaatgacaacaacaaGGCTGGTGTTCGCCGCAGTCATTCGCCTGCAGCAAATAGACTCACTTCGGTTTTTGTTAGCCACAGGAGTTCATCGAGTGAGCTAAGCTCTGATTATTCACGTTATGATTCATCTCCACATAGGGATATCCCAAGTTATTCATGTAATAAGAGGAGGTCAGCAACAACGCAAAGAGCAATTTACAACCATACGACAAGAAAAAGACACATTCATGCAGAACAACGTAAGAAAGACATTAAACGCCTAAGCAGAAGAAGAGAGGGCAGTCTTCGTCATTCTTTGATGTTGAACCAACAGAGGAGACACTTTTCATCACACCTAAGGGGCAACATAAGGGAAAAGGGAACAAGGCATGCTTcgttagaaagaaaaaagagaaattcctcGGGTGACTTCAAGAATTCAACGAAATCGCATAGGTCTACTGAGTCCTGTTCCCCACTTTTGGTTAGTCGAAGGAAGCgaaatcatgatgatgatgatgatgatgatgagaagAGCAAGAAAGATGTCGCAACAGCAAAAAAGA GAAGGAAGACCAATCATCGACCTGTTGATCAGTCTGGGACTTCAAGCCGAAAAAGTGAAAATACGCGGAAAGTGGCGATGAAGACACCAAATAAGGGAAAGAGGCAGTCTTGTGAGAAACAGAAGAGAGACATAGCCAAG CCTACAGACAAAGAATCGGAAAAATCCAACACAAGAAGAACGGATCGTCTTTTAAGTGATCTTGCTGCGTCATTAGCAGAAGATAATATTTCATTGAAGAGACCTGACCCAAGCCCAGTTGTTTCAAGAGAGTGTTCACTGAACGGTGTTGTCTCTTACAAAGGAAAGGGTTCAAAAGGCGCAGTAAGTCCTTTTGCTTTATCAAAGGATGACAGCGTGAACCATATAAAAGAGGATACTGAGGAGGCATCTCAAGGGAATGTCTCAGTTAACATGGACACAACGACTGTGTTGGGAGTTTCTTCACTCAAGGGCAATTCAGTTGAAGACGTAGAAGTTTCCAAGGAATGTCATGACAGCGTTAAGTTGCCCCGGGAGAATTTATTGGATGAAAAGCAAGGCACACCTTCTGCTGAAGGTGTACTGGTAACTGTAAACCCTTCCTCACAAGATTGCTTCTTAACCGCTGGTGACAAGGACGGTGCTTTTGTGAAAGACCAGATAGAGAGGTTTGATAATGCGGATTTAAGTGCAATTGAAGCTTCAAATAACAGAAGTGATATGACCTTTGTTACGCAAGTGGAAGAAGCCAAcagagaaaacgaaaatttccacgTTGATATGGAATTCTCCTCTGATGATACATCGCCAAATGGTGTGCCGACGGGAGAAATGTTTCGTTTTCCAAACAAGTTCAATAACACTGGAAACTGCGTAGGAAAAGATATAGTCTTGACTGATAATGGCTCAGGACTGCTTAAAACAGAAGTTAGCGAATATGTGGTTGACACGGTCTGTAATGAAGGCGATAACAGGAAAGGAATCACAGGGCGAAAAACTGAGGGCAAATGTGTTTTTACCGTTTCCAATGATGAAATTGAGAACAGAACATGCACTGAAGCGGATGGACGGAAAAACCTGGATAGGGTTGAATTCAGTACTAACGATATTCGGCGAGAAAGCTATGAAAGGAATGCAAGTCATGCCATGGATAATGCGGAAACATTTGGGGCGGACTCTCAGAACACAGGAACAACTGAACACAGGTCGGAAAATGACAAGAAACACGTTCGTGACACAGTTAAAGACGCACACAGAGTGGGAACTAATAACACGGATGTATTTTCCACTTGCAGTGGTCGTGTGGTTGATCATTCTTTGCTCTCGAATGATTTGGAACACGTGGACATGGAAATCTCTGATGAAGAACAGCTCGAAGATACAGGCAATTCGACTGCTTGTTTTTCTGAAGAAGATAAGGGAAAATTCCATGATGCCTCAACACCTTATTCGGCACATAGTAGTTCCACTTGGAAAAGCAATGGATGTCATGTACTAACTCCTCCCAAAGACGAATCTTCGCCTTACTCCCCAAGTCATCCGACCAATGCAAGTGAAGGCGATTTAGAACACAGTAATCCTGTAAAACAGTTGTGTTACGATGAAGAATCGACGGGGCGTGGTGATATTTCTGAGGCGAGAAAAGATGACAATTGTGCGACTAGTAAAGTCAGAAATGACAGTAAAACAATTACAACAGTATCACAACAGGTGACCCTTGGAGACGACAGTGTTAGTACAACGATTTCCAATAAAATATCCAGGTTATCAGTACTTGAATATACTCATCTTCGCCCTTTGTCTCGGACTAAAGAGGCGAATCATCAAGCAATAACTTATGGTAAATGTGTCGAAGGTCATGTCGGAATAACTGGAGCTTGCGTAGATGCTGTTCCTACAAATAATGGTGTCCGTGATACTTCGAACCCAAGGAAAACGGAAGGCTCACCATCTCGGGCTCCAGAGCCCTCTCTAATTGAACCTTCAATAACGTATTCTACCAATTCTAAAACAGTCTCTCAATCGTCGTGTCTTGGCGAGCCTGTCGGAAAGCACACTAAATTTGAGGAGAGGTCCGGTTGCGACTTAATGCATAGCGAACGCTTAACAGTTCCGGAAACGAAAGAACGGCATGTTGAGAAAACTGCTGGTCATGATATGAGACCGTTGTTGACGGAATGTTTTGACAGCCATGATGCAACATTAACACACACAAACGAAGCTGCTAAAGGTGATGCCCGAGATGGAACCTGCAACGTGAACGCTGAATCAGAAGTCAACAGTGTAGGAAGATGTGCGACTGCAGGTAAGCGATTGTATGCTATCGATCCTGGCGCTTTGGATTCCGTCGATACCTCCACCGATATTGACGCTGAGGTAATAGACAGTACTGACTACCAGAAAGGTGAGCAACATGAATTGGGTGGGAGAATCGCGATACCCAGTGTGCACAACAACCCTCTTGTCACTGACTGTGCGCCCTCAAATTGTCGAAATACACGTAACAAAGACTGTAACTTGAGCACCAAAGCCATGAATTCGCCATCAAGTATACGTCGAGACGAAAATGACAATTGTACATTTCTTCGTTCGAGTTCAGTTGCCAGCACCGAGGCTAATCAGATACCTTCCCGTGACTTTGAAAAGACGGTAGGTAAAGCAATAAACAGCAACACAGTCGAAAGGAACTACAGAGAAGTTTCTTCCCCTTCAATTTCGTCTATTagggaaaaagaaaattctGTCTCAAAAGCACTTTGGCCTGAAGGACAAAAAGAATCGCACTGTTCGTATGCCGCTGGTGATGCAAAAGCTGTTAGTAAACATGTCAACTGTGGACCAGATAAGATTGAAATGACATCTGACGTTGAAGGGAAGAGGCCTTCATCATCTGGACTAAGTATTAGTGTTTATAAGGATAGTGGCAAACAATCTTCTTTGCTACGGAATAGTGGGAAGATTGATATTGCAGTTAATGACGATAAACGCGTGGAGAACCAATGTCATGTGGATAACAAGAGTATTGACAACACTCGTTTAGGTGACATGAACGAAGGGGTACAAATGCCGACCAATTTGCCTCTTCCCGTCTCTGGGGAGAGGCCTCGTGTCAGGGTTTCATCGATTAGAGCGTCACGCCCTTGCAAGGCACGATCTAAACCCCCCAAGCTTATCATACCGCGTAAGAAAATGGCTGAGAGAGAAAGCCACGGCCCTGgtgaaacatcaaaacatgtgTCAACATGCGCATTCGCCAGTACAAACTTGGAATTAGATCACGGAATTGAAGGCTATTCACCCCATGAAACTGACACGGTTGCGCCGGAAGAGTTTAAAGGGATTAAAGCAAACAACGAATTGTCTTCTAAGAGCAGTAGTAGTAATGATGCTAAAGAAGGTCAGCTTTGGCAAAGTGACGTTAACCCGACCGCAACCAGAAATATGTCAGTTTTATTGACACCTCTCACCGAGACCGTTGACAACACCAGCATGGAGAACCAAAGAGGAAAGGGGGTTTCCATGGATAATAAATGGACTGACAAAGGAAATAAAAGTGAATGGATAGAAAATAAAGTGGAGCAGCTACGGAAGAAGAAAGAGCAGATAGAACAA GTGTACAGGAAAGATTGTCAAACTGTTGTCTCTGTGGTCAAGATGTTAGTGAG CAAGGATCCAAGATTGGAAGGTGTGTTGCAGAATGCTGTTCGGCGTAGTTTGCAAGACATGGGACAGAGATGCGTGCAAGAACTGGAGAGAGAGTATCGTCCAGTTTCATGA